In Solimonas sp. K1W22B-7, the DNA window CCCAGTCGAGGGCACCGATGCGGACGAGGTAGACCAGGCTGGCGCCCAGGATGAAGATGAAGATGAACGCCTCGATGAAGCCCATCCAGCCGGCTTCACGGACGGACACGGCCCAGGCGTAGAGGAACAGCGCCTCCACGTCGAAGATCACGAAGAACACCGCCACCAGGTAGAACTTGGCGGACAGGCGCAGCTTCTCGGGGGAGCCGGAAACCACGCCGGATTCGAAGGCCTCGTTGCGGGCGCGGGCACTGGAGCGGCCACCGAGCAGGTGCGACAGGATCAGCATCAGGGCGCAAAGGCCGAAGACGCCGACCACGTATAAGGCGGTGCCCCAGAACTGGGGCGATTCCGGAATGCTGACGAAATCGGTCATTCGTGGCCTCGCACGGTCTCTAGTCTGTCTTGTCTTGGGCAGGCCAGCCCCGGCAGCCTCAACTACCGCTGCCGGACCCGCGCGGCGGAGGCTAAAACATCCCTGGGGTGGCGGCCTGCATGCCGTCCGAACGGATTATAGACCGGCAAGGCAGCAAAGCGCTGATTTTTTTGTCGGAAGATGCAGGATGGATCAACGAAGAAGGCCCGCATGTGCGGGCCTCCGGTGCCTATCTTCGGTGTACAACCGTGGCGCTACTTCTCGACGAATGCGCGTTCGATGACGTAGTCGCCCGCCGTGCCGATGCGCGGGGAAATCTCGAAGCCGCGACCGTCGAGGATCTCGCAGGAGTCCTTCAGCATCTGCGGGCTGCCGCAGATCATCACGCGGTCGGTCACCGGGTTCAGGTCCGGCAGGCCGATGTCCGCGGCCAGCTTGCCGCTGCGGATCACGTCGGTCAGGCGGCCCTGGTTGCGGAAGTCCTCGCGGGTGACCAGCGGGTAGTAGATCAGCTTGTCGCGCACCAGGTCGCCCAGGACATCGTCCTCGGGCAGGCCTTCGATGTACTGCTGGTAGGCCAGGTCGTTGACGTTGCGCACGCCGTGGATCAGCACGATCTTCTCGTAGCGCTCGTAGGCTTCCGGGTCCTTGATCAGGCACATGAACGGCGCCAGGCCGGTGCCGGTGCTGAAGAAATACAGGTTCTTGGCCGGCTTGAGGTCGTCCAGCACCAGGCTGCCCGTGGGCTTGGTGCTGACCAGCAGTTCGTCGCCTTCCTTCAGGTGCTGCAGGCGCGAGGTCAGCGGGCCGTTCTGGACCTTGATGCTGAAGAACTCGAGGTGGTCCTCGTAGTTGGCGCTGGCGATGCTGTAGGCGCGCATCAGCGGCCGGCCGTTGACCTCAAGGCCGATCATCACGAACTGGCCGTTGCGGAAGCGCAGGCCCGGACCGCGGGTCGTCTTGAAACTGAAAAGGGAGTCGTTCCAGTGATGGACACTGAGGACGCGCTCAGGGGCGAAGGCTGCCATTTCAATCCATGGTGCAGTGCAAAA includes these proteins:
- a CDS encoding ferredoxin--NADP reductase, which encodes MAAFAPERVLSVHHWNDSLFSFKTTRGPGLRFRNGQFVMIGLEVNGRPLMRAYSIASANYEDHLEFFSIKVQNGPLTSRLQHLKEGDELLVSTKPTGSLVLDDLKPAKNLYFFSTGTGLAPFMCLIKDPEAYERYEKIVLIHGVRNVNDLAYQQYIEGLPEDDVLGDLVRDKLIYYPLVTREDFRNQGRLTDVIRSGKLAADIGLPDLNPVTDRVMICGSPQMLKDSCEILDGRGFEISPRIGTAGDYVIERAFVEK
- the ndhC gene encoding NADH-quinone oxidoreductase subunit A, which codes for MTDFVSIPESPQFWGTALYVVGVFGLCALMLILSHLLGGRSSARARNEAFESGVVSGSPEKLRLSAKFYLVAVFFVIFDVEALFLYAWAVSVREAGWMGFIEAFIFIFILGASLVYLVRIGALDWAPQARKARRLREEQT